In Streptomyces sp. NBC_01264, one DNA window encodes the following:
- a CDS encoding ATP-binding protein, protein MKVLERITGLLGVGGERAAPPPRYEGIADGLVLTDMEAWAWYTTETSNSDLMGEAEHDAEQARAEAALTSTLAGMDVHLRILWSPYSADDYRAEAPDLYSAGRWEDWAEDRAARLDQIALPVRHVLLGVRLGGRTASPGRRITDAAGVSSRGVPARELATWHTAARRLGRRLEASPWRCAPAPVELLAWMVTREQHRSVPAPVAGRSLVSGALLAALTQGRVLPYPDHLRMVDAEGATAAWVSVLVMTAFPERAATPGPGEWLRALAEVSYLPPDDDGLEDDDVAARLVAVSPEASVRLRVLHKRAAIARTDQTARMVREQTNSAGTHAVGDPGRVITDAGEAMADLRAELEREELSLVEDHPRVVVTSTRGLEDLRARVDAVIAHYADSGITVQVGTDEQRPLWLETLAGDRVRVPDLGHVRDTRALAGAWWWGGARVGDDTGPIVGYLTGSTPGVVRLTPAANRKDATTTAYIGRSGGGKSTALAMAALEAGMAGAWALTLDFKGDLAGLVRAAERYGLPSRLVRMNRAMAGAADLIPLLSEAGRDAARAEVPAQLSLVTPAHLRAAGAETALQAATNAILDGAEPATWRVIEHLRASDDRVARETGHALWELAQTPQGALFMGRPQDGPPLLTTAPGVWVVQMPGLSLPTVGEDRERWTSVQALSVAVMHSVLAFGIITSGRPDLRTLTKLVSVPEVHVLTGTPQGRHFLDYVARVGRALGTHLHLDTQDATGLAALPGVVEQLAMVIGFRLTSAAQQDALAELLGLPPGPHARELIRSIGIEADGSVRHGHCVTRDRRFGAATMQWDIPTAELLDLLDTSPRADAETGDAPVADGVFA, encoded by the coding sequence GTGAAGGTGTTGGAGCGGATCACTGGACTGCTGGGCGTGGGCGGGGAGCGTGCCGCGCCGCCGCCCCGGTACGAGGGGATCGCCGACGGCCTGGTGCTCACCGACATGGAGGCGTGGGCCTGGTACACGACCGAGACCAGCAACAGCGACTTGATGGGGGAGGCGGAGCACGACGCGGAGCAGGCGCGGGCCGAGGCGGCGCTGACGTCCACCCTCGCCGGGATGGACGTCCACCTGCGCATCCTGTGGTCCCCGTACAGCGCGGACGACTACCGGGCGGAGGCGCCCGACCTGTACTCGGCGGGCCGGTGGGAGGACTGGGCGGAGGACCGCGCCGCCCGCCTGGACCAGATCGCCCTGCCGGTGCGGCACGTGCTGCTCGGGGTACGCCTCGGCGGGCGGACGGCCTCGCCGGGCCGCCGGATCACCGACGCGGCCGGGGTCTCCTCGCGCGGGGTGCCCGCCCGGGAGCTGGCGACCTGGCACACCGCCGCACGCCGCCTCGGCCGCCGCCTCGAAGCCTCGCCCTGGCGGTGCGCGCCCGCGCCGGTCGAGCTGCTCGCGTGGATGGTGACGCGGGAGCAGCACCGGTCCGTCCCGGCCCCGGTGGCCGGCCGCTCCCTGGTGTCGGGTGCGCTCCTGGCGGCGCTCACGCAAGGCCGCGTCCTGCCGTACCCGGACCACCTGCGGATGGTGGACGCCGAGGGAGCCACCGCGGCGTGGGTCAGCGTCCTGGTGATGACCGCGTTCCCCGAGAGGGCGGCGACCCCGGGGCCGGGGGAGTGGCTGCGCGCCCTGGCGGAGGTCTCCTACCTGCCCCCCGACGATGACGGCCTGGAGGACGACGACGTCGCCGCCCGCCTGGTCGCGGTGAGCCCCGAGGCGTCCGTGCGGCTGCGGGTGCTGCACAAGCGGGCCGCCATCGCACGGACCGACCAGACGGCCCGGATGGTGCGCGAACAGACCAACAGCGCCGGGACGCACGCGGTAGGTGACCCGGGCCGCGTGATCACGGACGCGGGGGAGGCGATGGCCGACCTGCGCGCCGAGCTGGAGCGCGAGGAACTGTCTCTGGTGGAGGACCATCCCCGCGTGGTGGTGACCAGCACGCGAGGGCTGGAGGACCTGCGGGCCCGCGTGGACGCGGTGATCGCCCACTACGCGGACTCGGGGATCACCGTCCAGGTGGGCACCGACGAGCAGCGGCCCCTGTGGCTGGAGACGCTGGCCGGTGACCGGGTGCGGGTGCCCGACCTCGGCCACGTGCGGGACACGCGGGCGCTTGCGGGCGCCTGGTGGTGGGGCGGTGCCCGCGTGGGCGACGACACCGGCCCGATCGTCGGATACCTCACCGGCTCCACCCCGGGCGTGGTCCGCCTGACCCCGGCCGCCAACCGGAAGGACGCGACGACCACCGCCTATATCGGCCGGTCCGGCGGCGGGAAGTCCACCGCCCTGGCCATGGCCGCGCTGGAGGCCGGAATGGCCGGGGCCTGGGCGCTCACGCTCGACTTCAAGGGCGACCTTGCCGGACTGGTGCGCGCGGCAGAGCGCTACGGCCTTCCGAGCCGGCTGGTGCGGATGAACCGCGCCATGGCCGGGGCCGCCGATCTGATCCCGCTCCTGTCGGAGGCCGGCCGCGACGCCGCCCGCGCCGAAGTGCCCGCGCAGCTCTCCCTCGTGACGCCCGCGCACCTGCGGGCGGCCGGGGCCGAGACCGCCCTGCAGGCCGCCACCAACGCCATTCTGGACGGCGCGGAACCGGCGACCTGGCGGGTGATCGAGCACCTGCGCGCGTCCGACGACCGGGTGGCACGCGAGACCGGACACGCCCTGTGGGAGCTGGCACAGACCCCCCAAGGTGCCCTGTTCATGGGCCGCCCGCAGGATGGGCCGCCCCTGCTGACCACCGCCCCCGGGGTGTGGGTGGTGCAGATGCCGGGCCTGTCCCTGCCGACCGTGGGCGAGGACCGTGAGCGCTGGACGTCCGTACAGGCCCTCTCCGTCGCCGTCATGCACAGCGTCCTGGCCTTCGGCATCATCACGTCCGGCCGCCCCGACCTGCGCACCCTGACCAAGCTGGTGTCCGTGCCGGAGGTGCACGTCCTGACCGGCACTCCGCAGGGCCGCCATTTTCTGGACTACGTCGCCAGGGTGGGCCGGGCGCTCGGCACGCACCTGCACCTGGACACCCAGGACGCCACCGGCCTCGCCGCCCTGCCCGGCGTCGTCGAGCAGCTCGCCATGGTGATCGGGTTCCGCCTCACCTCGGCCGCGCAGCAGGACGCCCTCGCGGAACTGCTGGGGCTGCCCCCGGGACCGCACGCCCGGGAGCTGATCCGGTCCATCGGCATCGAGGCGGACGGGTCGGTCCGGCACGGCCATTGCGTTACTCGAGACCGCCGGTTCGGAGCCGCCACCATGCAATGGGACATCCCCACCGCCGAACTCCTCGATCTGCTGGACACCTCCCCCCGGGCCGACGCCGAGACCGGCGACGCCCCTGTCGCGGACGGGGTGTTCGCATGA